The following are encoded in a window of Danaus plexippus chromosome 22 unlocalized genomic scaffold, MEX_DaPlex mxdp_33, whole genome shotgun sequence genomic DNA:
- the LOC116773442 gene encoding alpha-N-acetylgalactosaminidase-like isoform X1: MFLCLFLFIVYLCGVNLLNNGLAQKPPMGWMSWGYYMCGVDCKRNPHKCLNEELILSVVDSFYDEGYQEAGYEYIIIDDCWSERIRDKNGRLVPDRTRFPRGMKFIADYIHARGLKFGLYTNVADTTCMGYPGSRDHFAIDAKQFAQWEIDYLKVDGCFVSEEYLNIAYIKLGAHLNATGRPILYSCSWPYYIEFIHHKTPDYKSVAEYCNMWRNYHDVATSWEAVKAIITHYQGVYNDINGYHGPGHWNDPDMLIFGTNSLSESQSRVQISVYSMLAAPLLLSCDMKNINDYEKQMLLNLDLIAIGQDDLGIMARPYALGSITLWVKPHLPRKGDRYHSISFALVNLHNKEHAASFTPGHYGMNSTDVYVVMDVFSKVFLKNITVKDVIHIKVPPEDVVMYTLFPL; encoded by the exons atgtttctgtgtttatttttatttattgtttatttatgtggtgtgaatttattaaataacggCCTGGCACAGAAGCCTCCCATGGGCTGGATGTCATGGGGATACTATATGTGTGGTGTGGACTGTAAAAGGAATCCTCATAAGTGTCTTAA tgAGGAATTAATACTATCAGTGGTTGACTCGTTTTACGATGAAGGGTATCAGGAAGCTGGGTACgaatatatcattattgatGATTGCTGGTCGGAGAGAATACGTGATAAAAATGGTCGTCTCGTACCAGACAGGACAAGGTTTCCGAGAGGCATGAAATTTATCGCTGATTAT ATACATGCTAGAGGTCTTAAATTTGGATTGTACACTAATGTAGCGGACACCACATGTATGGGTTATCCCGGTTCAAGAGATCATTTCGCCATCGACGCCAAACAGTTTGCACAGTGGGAAATAGATTATCTAAAAGTCGACGGTTGTTTTGTCAGCGaagaatatcttaatattg CCTATATAAAGCTTGGTGCGCACCTAAATGCCACTGGTCGCCCCATACTATATTCCTGCAGCTGGCCTTATTATATAGAGTTTATACACCATAAAACG CCAGATTATAAAAGTGTGGCTGAATATTGCAACATGTGGCGGAATTACCACGATGTGGCTACATCATGGGAGGCAGTTAAGGCCATTATAACACACTATCAAGGGGTATATAACGATATTAATGGTTATCATGGACCAGGCCATTGGAATGATCCAGATATG TTAATATTTGGAACTAATTCGCTGTCGGAGAGTCAGAGCAGAGTACAAATATCAGTATACTCAATGCTTGCCGCACCGTTGTTGTTAAGCTgtgacatgaaaaatattaatgattacgAGAAACAGATGTTACTTAATTTAGATCTAATAGCGATAGGTCAAGACGATCTGGGGATAATGGCGCGGCCTTACGCG TTAGGTTCAATAACGCTATGGGTGAAGCCGCATTTACCGCGAAAAGGTGACAGGTATCACTCCATCTCTTTCGCACTTGTTAATTTACACAATAAAGAGCATGCTGCCTCTTTCACTCCCGGCCATTATGGAATGAATTCAACTGACGTTTATGTTGTCAtg gATGTGTtttctaaagtttttttaaaaaacatcacaGTAAAAGATGTCATACATATTAAAGTCCCGCCTGAAG atgtCGTTATGTACACGTTGTTCCCGCTGTGA
- the LOC116773442 gene encoding alpha-N-acetylgalactosaminidase-like isoform X2 has product MFLCLFLFIVYLCGVNLLNNGLAQKPPMGWMSWGYYMCGVDCKRNPHKCLNEELILSVVDSFYDEGYQEAGYEYIIIDDCWSERIRDKNGRLVPDRTRFPRGMKFIADYIHARGLKFGLYTNVADTTCMGYPGSRDHFAIDAKQFAQWEIDYLKVDGCFVSEEYLNIAYIKLGAHLNATGRPILYSCSWPYYIEFIHHKTPDYKSVAEYCNMWRNYHDVATSWEAVKAIITHYQGVYNDINGYHGPGHWNDPDMLGSITLWVKPHLPRKGDRYHSISFALVNLHNKEHAASFTPGHYGMNSTDVYVVMDVFSKVFLKNITVKDVIHIKVPPEDVVMYTLFPL; this is encoded by the exons atgtttctgtgtttatttttatttattgtttatttatgtggtgtgaatttattaaataacggCCTGGCACAGAAGCCTCCCATGGGCTGGATGTCATGGGGATACTATATGTGTGGTGTGGACTGTAAAAGGAATCCTCATAAGTGTCTTAA tgAGGAATTAATACTATCAGTGGTTGACTCGTTTTACGATGAAGGGTATCAGGAAGCTGGGTACgaatatatcattattgatGATTGCTGGTCGGAGAGAATACGTGATAAAAATGGTCGTCTCGTACCAGACAGGACAAGGTTTCCGAGAGGCATGAAATTTATCGCTGATTAT ATACATGCTAGAGGTCTTAAATTTGGATTGTACACTAATGTAGCGGACACCACATGTATGGGTTATCCCGGTTCAAGAGATCATTTCGCCATCGACGCCAAACAGTTTGCACAGTGGGAAATAGATTATCTAAAAGTCGACGGTTGTTTTGTCAGCGaagaatatcttaatattg CCTATATAAAGCTTGGTGCGCACCTAAATGCCACTGGTCGCCCCATACTATATTCCTGCAGCTGGCCTTATTATATAGAGTTTATACACCATAAAACG CCAGATTATAAAAGTGTGGCTGAATATTGCAACATGTGGCGGAATTACCACGATGTGGCTACATCATGGGAGGCAGTTAAGGCCATTATAACACACTATCAAGGGGTATATAACGATATTAATGGTTATCATGGACCAGGCCATTGGAATGATCCAGATATG TTAGGTTCAATAACGCTATGGGTGAAGCCGCATTTACCGCGAAAAGGTGACAGGTATCACTCCATCTCTTTCGCACTTGTTAATTTACACAATAAAGAGCATGCTGCCTCTTTCACTCCCGGCCATTATGGAATGAATTCAACTGACGTTTATGTTGTCAtg gATGTGTtttctaaagtttttttaaaaaacatcacaGTAAAAGATGTCATACATATTAAAGTCCCGCCTGAAG atgtCGTTATGTACACGTTGTTCCCGCTGTGA
- the LOC116773442 gene encoding alpha-N-acetylgalactosaminidase-like isoform X3 yields MKGIRKLGTNISLLMIAGRREYVIKMVVSYQTGQGFREIHARGLKFGLYTNVADTTCMGYPGSRDHFAIDAKQFAQWEIDYLKVDGCFVSEEYLNIAYIKLGAHLNATGRPILYSCSWPYYIEFIHHKTPDYKSVAEYCNMWRNYHDVATSWEAVKAIITHYQGVYNDINGYHGPGHWNDPDMLIFGTNSLSESQSRVQISVYSMLAAPLLLSCDMKNINDYEKQMLLNLDLIAIGQDDLGIMARPYALGSITLWVKPHLPRKGDRYHSISFALVNLHNKEHAASFTPGHYGMNSTDVYVVMDVFSKVFLKNITVKDVIHIKVPPEDVVMYTLFPL; encoded by the exons ATGAAGGGTATCAGGAAGCTGGGTACgaatatatcattattgatGATTGCTGGTCGGAGAGAATACGTGATAAAAATGGTCGTCTCGTACCAGACAGGACAAGGTTTCCGAGAG ATACATGCTAGAGGTCTTAAATTTGGATTGTACACTAATGTAGCGGACACCACATGTATGGGTTATCCCGGTTCAAGAGATCATTTCGCCATCGACGCCAAACAGTTTGCACAGTGGGAAATAGATTATCTAAAAGTCGACGGTTGTTTTGTCAGCGaagaatatcttaatattg CCTATATAAAGCTTGGTGCGCACCTAAATGCCACTGGTCGCCCCATACTATATTCCTGCAGCTGGCCTTATTATATAGAGTTTATACACCATAAAACG CCAGATTATAAAAGTGTGGCTGAATATTGCAACATGTGGCGGAATTACCACGATGTGGCTACATCATGGGAGGCAGTTAAGGCCATTATAACACACTATCAAGGGGTATATAACGATATTAATGGTTATCATGGACCAGGCCATTGGAATGATCCAGATATG TTAATATTTGGAACTAATTCGCTGTCGGAGAGTCAGAGCAGAGTACAAATATCAGTATACTCAATGCTTGCCGCACCGTTGTTGTTAAGCTgtgacatgaaaaatattaatgattacgAGAAACAGATGTTACTTAATTTAGATCTAATAGCGATAGGTCAAGACGATCTGGGGATAATGGCGCGGCCTTACGCG TTAGGTTCAATAACGCTATGGGTGAAGCCGCATTTACCGCGAAAAGGTGACAGGTATCACTCCATCTCTTTCGCACTTGTTAATTTACACAATAAAGAGCATGCTGCCTCTTTCACTCCCGGCCATTATGGAATGAATTCAACTGACGTTTATGTTGTCAtg gATGTGTtttctaaagtttttttaaaaaacatcacaGTAAAAGATGTCATACATATTAAAGTCCCGCCTGAAG atgtCGTTATGTACACGTTGTTCCCGCTGTGA